Proteins from a single region of Candidatus Alcyoniella australis:
- the glpK gene encoding glycerol kinase GlpK, whose amino-acid sequence MKYVLAIDQGTTGSTVLIIDANQQVVARGYAEFPQIFPEPGWVEHDPEQIWFSVEKTIAQALQVGGIDATQIAAIGITNQRETTVLWDRQSSLPAYNAIVWQDRRTASICTELKQRGLEPTFTRKSGLLLDPYFSGTKLTWLLRNVEGLRQRAESGELAFGTIDSFLVWRLSNGAAHVTDVSNASRTLLLDLESCAWDEELLAALEVPRAILPEVRSNSEVYAQTKGLRVLPDGIPIAGMAGDQQAALFGQACFEPGQAKCTYGTGSFVLINVGDKPVHSEHRLLSTVAWQINGRTTYALEGSVFICGAAVQWLRDQLGIIAKSSDVEPLARKVESSEGVFFVPAMVGLGAPYWRPDATGTIVGIRRGTSSAHIARATLEAMALQNVDVIRAMENDSKQPVAELKVDGGAAANDLLMELQSGLLGTRIVRPQMLDTTALGAALLAGLAVGVWSDLETIREKWRAERVFEPAMDTKLKDRLLDGWAKAVEKSF is encoded by the coding sequence ATGAAGTATGTACTTGCTATCGACCAGGGCACAACCGGCTCGACTGTGCTGATCATCGACGCCAACCAACAAGTGGTGGCCAGGGGCTACGCCGAGTTCCCGCAGATTTTCCCCGAGCCCGGCTGGGTCGAGCACGACCCGGAGCAAATTTGGTTCTCGGTGGAGAAGACCATCGCCCAGGCGCTGCAAGTCGGCGGCATCGACGCGACGCAGATCGCGGCCATCGGCATCACCAACCAGCGCGAGACCACGGTGCTCTGGGACCGCCAGAGTTCGCTCCCGGCGTACAACGCCATTGTCTGGCAGGACCGCCGCACCGCCTCGATCTGCACCGAGCTCAAGCAGCGCGGGCTCGAGCCGACCTTCACGCGTAAGAGCGGGCTGCTGCTCGACCCCTACTTCTCGGGCACCAAGCTCACCTGGCTGCTGCGCAACGTCGAGGGGCTGCGGCAGCGTGCCGAATCCGGCGAGCTGGCCTTCGGCACCATCGACAGTTTCCTGGTCTGGCGCTTAAGCAACGGCGCGGCCCACGTCACCGACGTATCCAACGCCAGCCGCACCCTACTGCTCGATCTGGAATCTTGCGCCTGGGACGAAGAGCTGCTCGCGGCGCTCGAGGTGCCGCGCGCCATATTGCCCGAGGTCCGCAGCAACTCCGAGGTCTACGCCCAAACCAAGGGCCTGCGCGTGCTGCCCGACGGCATCCCGATCGCGGGCATGGCGGGCGATCAACAGGCAGCGCTGTTCGGCCAGGCGTGCTTCGAGCCGGGCCAGGCCAAGTGCACCTACGGCACGGGGAGCTTTGTGCTGATCAACGTCGGCGACAAACCCGTGCACAGCGAGCACCGGCTGCTTTCCACCGTGGCCTGGCAGATCAACGGGCGCACGACCTACGCCCTTGAGGGCAGCGTGTTCATCTGCGGCGCGGCGGTCCAGTGGCTGCGCGACCAGTTGGGGATTATCGCCAAATCCTCCGATGTCGAGCCCCTGGCACGCAAGGTCGAGAGCTCGGAGGGCGTGTTCTTCGTGCCGGCGATGGTCGGCCTGGGCGCGCCGTACTGGCGGCCCGACGCCACGGGCACGATCGTCGGCATCCGCCGCGGCACCTCTTCGGCGCACATTGCGCGCGCAACCCTTGAGGCCATGGCGCTGCAGAACGTCGACGTGATCCGCGCCATGGAGAACGACAGTAAACAGCCGGTGGCCGAGCTCAAGGTCGACGGCGGCGCGGCTGCCAACGACCTGCTGATGGAGCTGCAATCCGGGCTGCTGGGCACGCGGATTGTGCGACCGCAGATGCTCGACACCACGGCCCTGGGCGCGGCGCTGCTTGCCGGGCTGGCGGTCGGCGTGTGGTCCGACCTGGAGACGATCCGCGAAAAATGGCGCGCCGAGCGCGTGTTCGAGCCTGCAATGGATACCAAGCTCAAAGATCGGCTGCTCGACGGCTGGGCCAAGGCCGTTGAGAAATCGTTCTAA
- a CDS encoding C1 family peptidase, which yields MKRNALFALTLIAVLAIALPCAAKDYQAMQRLIDQSGAAWTVGHTSLSEYSRDQMGLLCNLDFAMPVQPASDLDQIELSKDIPAHLDWRDFNGNNYMTPIKDQHPCGTCATFSSVGATEALLKIAVDNPFVEPDISEQHIYSCAGEFPYTFFHPLNVLQGQGAPDETCFPYDCPVQGYRPPCEDSCADWASRTFFIDGYQALMFPTTEQILTAVQDGPVVAGFQVFSDFQDYTGGVYEHVYGELLGGHGVVIAGYDMAEQYWICKNSWGTQWGEEGWFKIRWSTELLGFGYQTFDIFTSYESFCGQHVEPTIGSLELLNAGPELAQGEQLEVRFEFIDTDADMRGGELWHQVDEGEAQRFAEPLREFVGTQSDPLDLPSFSFSGDYAPGPHTLKVWLADVCGLQSTQATVEFTVEGEVPGDDDDDESADDDDDDDSSCGC from the coding sequence ATGAAGCGTAACGCACTGTTCGCCCTGACGTTGATCGCCGTGCTGGCGATCGCTCTGCCCTGCGCAGCCAAAGACTACCAGGCAATGCAACGCCTGATCGACCAATCCGGCGCCGCCTGGACCGTAGGTCACACGTCGCTCTCCGAGTACAGCCGCGACCAGATGGGATTGCTGTGCAACCTCGACTTCGCCATGCCGGTTCAGCCCGCGAGCGACCTGGACCAGATCGAGCTGTCCAAGGACATACCCGCGCACCTGGACTGGCGCGATTTCAACGGCAACAACTACATGACACCGATCAAGGATCAGCATCCCTGCGGCACCTGCGCCACGTTCTCGTCCGTGGGCGCCACCGAGGCGCTGCTCAAGATCGCCGTTGACAATCCGTTCGTGGAACCCGACATCTCGGAGCAGCACATCTACTCCTGCGCCGGCGAATTCCCCTACACCTTCTTCCATCCGCTGAACGTGCTCCAGGGCCAGGGCGCGCCCGACGAGACCTGCTTCCCCTACGACTGCCCGGTGCAAGGCTACCGCCCGCCGTGCGAAGACTCCTGCGCCGACTGGGCGTCCCGCACCTTTTTCATCGACGGCTATCAAGCGCTGATGTTCCCCACGACCGAGCAGATCCTCACCGCGGTGCAGGACGGCCCGGTGGTGGCCGGTTTCCAGGTCTTCTCCGATTTCCAGGACTACACCGGCGGCGTGTACGAGCACGTCTACGGCGAGCTGCTCGGGGGCCACGGCGTGGTCATCGCGGGCTACGACATGGCCGAGCAATACTGGATCTGCAAAAATTCCTGGGGAACCCAATGGGGCGAGGAAGGCTGGTTCAAAATCCGCTGGAGCACCGAGCTGCTGGGCTTCGGCTATCAGACCTTCGATATCTTCACCAGCTACGAGTCGTTCTGCGGACAGCACGTCGAGCCGACCATCGGCTCGCTGGAACTGCTCAACGCCGGTCCCGAACTGGCCCAAGGCGAACAGCTTGAGGTGCGCTTCGAGTTTATCGACACTGACGCCGACATGCGCGGCGGCGAGCTGTGGCACCAAGTGGACGAGGGCGAGGCCCAGCGCTTTGCCGAGCCGCTACGCGAGTTCGTTGGCACCCAGTCCGACCCGCTGGACCTGCCGAGCTTTTCGTTCTCCGGTGATTACGCGCCGGGTCCGCACACGCTCAAGGTCTGGCTGGCCGACGTCTGCGGATTGCAAAGCACCCAGGCAACTGTCGAGTTTACCGTAGAGGGCGAGGTGCCAGGCGATGACGACGACGACGAATCGGCCGACGACGACGATGACGACGACTCGAGCTGTGGATGCTGA
- a CDS encoding MBL fold metallo-hydrolase, which produces MTTTRAVDADPQIVRIEGWTANGYLIVGQKIVVVDPGVPRLVRSMLHYVEHELKRPASDISWATVTHYHNDHVGGMGLLQQISGCQVALPALARPFVEQGARIPFPRPLRWLHMLAVHNRQRNPTPTPRDAWQTEKIGLPLISPRPKFDVHAWLDEGDALPDAPGFTALFTPGHSADSTCLWHEQSGSLFSGDMLLGNFEGPPQANAYCLSRTKTIASLQRLADLPIKRLFPGHGPLHSGEYLAKEAVETLRTDLV; this is translated from the coding sequence ATGACGACGACTCGAGCTGTGGATGCTGATCCGCAAATAGTCCGCATCGAGGGCTGGACCGCTAACGGCTATCTGATAGTCGGCCAAAAGATCGTGGTTGTGGACCCCGGCGTTCCGCGCCTGGTGCGCTCCATGCTGCACTACGTGGAACACGAGCTGAAACGTCCGGCCTCGGACATCTCCTGGGCCACGGTCACGCACTATCACAACGACCACGTGGGCGGGATGGGCCTGCTGCAACAGATCAGCGGCTGCCAAGTGGCGCTGCCCGCCTTGGCCCGACCGTTTGTGGAACAGGGCGCGCGCATCCCGTTTCCGCGGCCATTGCGCTGGCTGCACATGCTCGCAGTACACAACCGACAGCGCAATCCCACGCCGACCCCGCGCGACGCTTGGCAGACCGAGAAGATCGGCCTGCCGCTGATCTCGCCGCGACCGAAATTCGACGTGCATGCCTGGCTCGATGAGGGCGACGCGCTGCCCGACGCGCCTGGGTTCACAGCGCTGTTCACACCCGGACACAGTGCGGACAGCACCTGCCTGTGGCACGAACAATCCGGCTCACTGTTCTCCGGCGACATGCTGCTGGGCAACTTCGAGGGCCCGCCCCAGGCCAACGCTTACTGCCTGAGCCGCACCAAAACCATCGCCAGCCTGCAACGCCTGGCCGACCTACCGATCAAACGCCTATTCCCCGGCCACGGCCCACTGCATAGCGGGGAGTACCTCGCCAAAGAAGCGGTCGAGACGCTGAGGACGGATCTGGTTTAG